One segment of Mugil cephalus isolate CIBA_MC_2020 chromosome 14, CIBA_Mcephalus_1.1, whole genome shotgun sequence DNA contains the following:
- the celf3a gene encoding CUGBP Elav-like family member 3 isoform X2: MKEPDAIKLFIGQIPRNLEEKDLKPIFEQFGKIYELTVIKDKYTGMHKGCAFLTYCARESALKAQNALHEQKTLPGMNRPIQVKPADSESRGDRKLFVGMLGKQQTDTDVRKMFEPFGSIEECTVLRGPDGTSKGCAFVKYQSNAEAQAAINALHGSRTLPGASSSLVVKFADSEKERGLRRMQQVASQLGVISPMTLHLGAYNAYTQALMQQQALVAQSAYLSPVATVAAVQMQQLAALNPSSIIATPIASITPSSGTSTPPSIAATPVPALPPPIAVNSYPSVQAPPNGQSATETLYTNGVHAYQAQSPVLDPLQQAYTGMQHYTATYPAAYSLVGQPFPHQHTLVAQQPQQPQQLQQREGPEGCNIFIYHLPQEFTDSEILQMFLPFGNVISAKVFVDRATNQSKCFGFVSFDNPSSAQTAIQAMNGFQIGMKRLKVQLKRPKDANRPY, from the exons ATGAAGGAGCCTGACGCAATCAAGCTCTTCATCGGGCAGATACCCCGAAACCTGGAGGAGAAGGACCTGAAGCCCATCTTCGAGCAGTTTGGCAAGATCTATGAGTTGACGGTGATAAAGGACAAATATACGGGGATGCACAAAG GATGTGCCTTCCTGACATACTGCGCACGTGAGTCTGCCCTCAAAGCCCAGAATGCACTGCACGAGCAGAAGACGCTACCGGGG ATGAACCGTCCGATCCAGGTGAAGCCGGCCGACAGCGAGAGCAGAGGGG ACAGGAAGCTGTTTGTGGGCATGCTGGGAAAGCAGCAGACGGACACCGATGTGAGGAAAATGTTTGAGCCGTTTGGGAGCATAGAGGAGTGCACGGTGCTCCGCGGGCCCGACGGCACCAGCAAAG GGTGTGCATTTGTAAAGTACCAGAGCAACGCAGAGGCCCAGGCCGCCATCAACGCACTGCATGGTAGTCGCACTTTACCG GGCGCCTCGTCCAGCCTGGTGGTGAAGTTTGCCGATTCGGAGAAGGAGCGAGGGCTCAGGCGGATGCAGCAGGTGGCCTCTCAGCTGGGAGTCATCAGTCCCATGACCCTGCACCTCGGGGCCTACAACGCCTACACACAGGCC CTGATGCAGCAGCAGGCCTTGGTGGCGCAGTCAGCCTACCTCTCTCCTGTTGCCACGGTGGCGGCGGTCCAGATGCAGCAGCTCGCCGCTCTCAACCCCAGCAGCATCATTGCCACGCCGATTGCATCCATCACCCCGTCCTCAG GTACCAGCACTCCACCCTCCATCGCGGCCACACCTGTTCCCGCTCTGCCTCCGCCCATCGCGGTGAACAGCTACCCCTCTGTGCAAGCCCCACCCAACGGCCAGTCGGCCACGGAAACCCTGTACACTAATGGGGTTCATGCCTATCAAG CTCAGAGTCCTGTCCTGGACCCCCTGCAGCAGGCTTACACAGGCATGCAGCACTACACAG CCACCTACCCCGCTGCCTACAGCCTGGTGGGACAGCCTTTCCCCCACCAGCACACGCTGGTGGCCCAGCAGccgcagcagccgcagcagctgcagcaaagaGAAG GTCCCGAGGGCTGTAACATCTTCATCTACCACCTGCCGCAGGAGTTCACCGACTCCGAGATACTGCAGATGTTCCTCCCCTTTGGAAATGTCATCTCCGCGAAGGTCTTTGTTGACCGCGCCACCAACCAGAGCAAATGCTTCG GTTTTGTGAGCTTCGACAACCCATCCAGCGCCCAGACTGCCATCCAGGCCATGAACGGCTTCCAAATCGGCATGAAGAGACTGAAGGTGCAGCTGAAGAGGCCCAAGGACGCGAACAGGCCTTACTGA
- the celf3a gene encoding CUGBP Elav-like family member 3 isoform X1, giving the protein MKEPDAIKLFIGQIPRNLEEKDLKPIFEQFGKIYELTVIKDKYTGMHKGCAFLTYCARESALKAQNALHEQKTLPGMNRPIQVKPADSESRGEDRKLFVGMLGKQQTDTDVRKMFEPFGSIEECTVLRGPDGTSKGCAFVKYQSNAEAQAAINALHGSRTLPGASSSLVVKFADSEKERGLRRMQQVASQLGVISPMTLHLGAYNAYTQALMQQQALVAQSAYLSPVATVAAVQMQQLAALNPSSIIATPIASITPSSGTSTPPSIAATPVPALPPPIAVNSYPSVQAPPNGQSATETLYTNGVHAYQAQSPVLDPLQQAYTGMQHYTATYPAAYSLVGQPFPHQHTLVAQQPQQPQQLQQREGPEGCNIFIYHLPQEFTDSEILQMFLPFGNVISAKVFVDRATNQSKCFGFVSFDNPSSAQTAIQAMNGFQIGMKRLKVQLKRPKDANRPY; this is encoded by the exons ATGAAGGAGCCTGACGCAATCAAGCTCTTCATCGGGCAGATACCCCGAAACCTGGAGGAGAAGGACCTGAAGCCCATCTTCGAGCAGTTTGGCAAGATCTATGAGTTGACGGTGATAAAGGACAAATATACGGGGATGCACAAAG GATGTGCCTTCCTGACATACTGCGCACGTGAGTCTGCCCTCAAAGCCCAGAATGCACTGCACGAGCAGAAGACGCTACCGGGG ATGAACCGTCCGATCCAGGTGAAGCCGGCCGACAGCGAGAGCAGAGGGG AAGACAGGAAGCTGTTTGTGGGCATGCTGGGAAAGCAGCAGACGGACACCGATGTGAGGAAAATGTTTGAGCCGTTTGGGAGCATAGAGGAGTGCACGGTGCTCCGCGGGCCCGACGGCACCAGCAAAG GGTGTGCATTTGTAAAGTACCAGAGCAACGCAGAGGCCCAGGCCGCCATCAACGCACTGCATGGTAGTCGCACTTTACCG GGCGCCTCGTCCAGCCTGGTGGTGAAGTTTGCCGATTCGGAGAAGGAGCGAGGGCTCAGGCGGATGCAGCAGGTGGCCTCTCAGCTGGGAGTCATCAGTCCCATGACCCTGCACCTCGGGGCCTACAACGCCTACACACAGGCC CTGATGCAGCAGCAGGCCTTGGTGGCGCAGTCAGCCTACCTCTCTCCTGTTGCCACGGTGGCGGCGGTCCAGATGCAGCAGCTCGCCGCTCTCAACCCCAGCAGCATCATTGCCACGCCGATTGCATCCATCACCCCGTCCTCAG GTACCAGCACTCCACCCTCCATCGCGGCCACACCTGTTCCCGCTCTGCCTCCGCCCATCGCGGTGAACAGCTACCCCTCTGTGCAAGCCCCACCCAACGGCCAGTCGGCCACGGAAACCCTGTACACTAATGGGGTTCATGCCTATCAAG CTCAGAGTCCTGTCCTGGACCCCCTGCAGCAGGCTTACACAGGCATGCAGCACTACACAG CCACCTACCCCGCTGCCTACAGCCTGGTGGGACAGCCTTTCCCCCACCAGCACACGCTGGTGGCCCAGCAGccgcagcagccgcagcagctgcagcaaagaGAAG GTCCCGAGGGCTGTAACATCTTCATCTACCACCTGCCGCAGGAGTTCACCGACTCCGAGATACTGCAGATGTTCCTCCCCTTTGGAAATGTCATCTCCGCGAAGGTCTTTGTTGACCGCGCCACCAACCAGAGCAAATGCTTCG GTTTTGTGAGCTTCGACAACCCATCCAGCGCCCAGACTGCCATCCAGGCCATGAACGGCTTCCAAATCGGCATGAAGAGACTGAAGGTGCAGCTGAAGAGGCCCAAGGACGCGAACAGGCCTTACTGA